A region of the Bombus affinis isolate iyBomAffi1 chromosome 7, iyBomAffi1.2, whole genome shotgun sequence genome:
GACTTTAATTGTATTACAAGATTTTCTTTATCACCTAATGTTTTAGCTAATTGATTCTCTAAATCCGAATATTGTTTCATTATATCTTTATTTTCATGATCAGCTTTATTCACCTGATCTTGTATGTTACTAGTTTGCTGTTCCTCTAACTTCTGTAATTTATCATTTGAAGTACCCAGCTTACTCTCAAGAATAATAATCTTTTCTCTTAATTGCTTAATTTCCatatcatatttatttttagCTATTGCTTCATCATATACTTGTAACTGAAGTTCCATACGTTTTGCTTTCTGTTcatattctaatatttttacGTTTAAATCTCTACGTATTTTGTTTGATTCTTCTTCAGTAAATTTCAATTCTCTCTGAGCTTTTTCTGCTACTGTTATTTTTGCCTTTAGTTCTGCCTTAAGTTCATTGATCTCTGTTAGATACCTTTTTGTATTTAACTCAATCTcatctcttgtttttttattCAACTCTTGTATTTTTACATCATATTCATTACCTATTACATTTAGTCTCTGTTCTAATCTGGCTTTTTCTTCCAATACAAGAGTTTCACGACGAAGCACCAAATCTTTTTCTCTAACTGCAGATTCTATCAATTCAATAACTTCTCCCATCTTAGTTTTTGTTTCCTTGTCTCTTTCCATTACGTTTGTAGCATATGTTTTAACTTCATTCAACTGTTTTTCTAATTCTAATTTTGCTTGTACCATTTTATTGGTTTCTGTTTTGGCATAAGCTAATTCCTGTTTTAATGTTTCTATCGTCAGCTGGTTATTCCtgtctttttaaaaaataaagataatgtCTCTCTTTGTTATTGCAAATTATAAATAGATGTTACTGACCTTTATCATGGGCGCTCATTTCAAGatctttatatttttccaaAAGTTTATCCTTTTCATTAGTCAAACTGTTAATTTTTTCTTTACTACTTTCATACAGTGTTTGATGTTTGATAAAGTTATCTTTGGCCAATGCAAGTTTTTCCTCTAACATTCTAATAGCTTCCGAGTAACTTTCCTTAATAGCATTTGTTTCTTCTTGATAAAATTTTGTCCCTTTCCCATATACATGAAATCCTTTTAATTGATCTTCTAAGGCACTTACAGTATCCAGGGAAATATGCCATAGTTGCAAAGCTGAATCTTTTTCTGTTTCTAACAGCTTAATACGTTCttgtaaattttttatttcctttttatgTGCATCTTCGTCATCACATTCTTCTAAATGAATACGATTCAGGGATTCTTTTATATCGGTAACCTTTTGATTCTCATTTCGCAGAATTTCTAATTCAACTCGCATATTGTATTGTTCTGTCTAGAAAGTGgatatataacaaatatttttaggTGCATATATAGAATGTTTTAATCCGTACAAACGGTATACCTTGCATAAGTGCAAATCTCGTTTGAGGTCCTCCACAATTTCATATTGTTCTTCGAGCAAAGTATCCCGCTCGCTgctattgataaaaaaaaaacttaccAAATATATTTATCACAAATAAAACAAAGAATACAGGAAGATATATAACCTTAAAGCTAACCTTTGTTTCCGAGCATCATCGTGTTCTGTATCGAGCATTTTATCGCTAGAATGATTTATGTTTCGCAATATTATGTTGCGCCAAGGAACATGATGAAAGATATATTGTACGTTTAATTTACGTTTGCAATGTTTCGGGAGATATTTCAAGCAACATCATCGAAGCCGCACGCGTAAACATCAACAATGTTTCATTTTACCGATAGCGCATAAATGCATGCATTCAACAGGATGGtcgataatagtacataaaatGTTAATATCCTGCAGTATATTTAAAGCATTGTAATAAAATGATACATTAAAATTCTAAATTCATGTGATTGTCCGTAAAACTTTCTCTGTTACAAAATACAAAACATGACGTGCAAGCAGATGATATAATACCGACTGAAGATGATTCATGAAGCGGCAAATTTATCATTTACCAACAAGCCAACATTTCGAATAATCGTATTCGATTACACGTAGAAAATGCGCGTGAAaaggtaaaaatataaaagttatgAGTAGTAAGTATAAGATATACGTATCCATATAAAAAAAGTCATTTATTCGTATCATTGTATAAGCTTTCGTTTTAACGGGCGTCTCTGTTAAATTGTTCAAAAAAGGCTGCAGTCGGTTTGTTTTTGTAGAGCACACGGTTCAGATAATTCTGATGAGATTTGTGTTGTTGCGCGAGTTCCAAATTCTCCTCTGCTATCTTCTTCTTAATCTCTCTgcaacgtatcgatttattcaaTTCTCTTTGTTTTGTTATAATTCAACAAATGTTTAACCTAAACCTCTTACGTTCTTCTCCGGTCAATTTCACGTTGATACGAATCCGCTATTTCTGCCTGGGTGTTCATTAACCGATCCCATTCCTTGTCCCTTTGCTTCTCCTCTAATCTCATTTTCTGGAAAAAGAGGTTTACCCTGAGCGAGCCAAATTTTTTGTTCCCCTGGCCGTGCCCTCGCATGGCCGTGACAACGGTTGGCACTGTTTCAACCATCCGCGGCGCATCGTTAAAACCGCGCAAAACAACCGTTCATTCCATCGGCTTTTACCTCGATTTCTTTCAGCTGCTGTGTTTGCGCCTCTCTGAAAACCCTAAGCTCGTCCGCAGTCATGCCCTTGTAACGTGAGGCCAACGGTTTGTGCGGTCCATGAGTGCTCTCCGCCTGCTCTTTGGCTTCCGTAAGGAAGTCCCCAGTCACGTGATTGTAGATATCCGCCTTCTTGTCCTCCTCCTCTTGAAGGGCTTCGCAGTGGCGGCGGTACTTCTGCTCCTCAGCCTGTCGCAAGGGGACGAAAAACGAAGCCGGTCATTCGACTAAAACGTACGATCCAACGGAGCGTGACAatttaaagagaaaaaaagtCAAGGATCAGAACGTGTAGGAAGAGTCGGGGAAGCGATCGAAGGATCGTACGTCGTGTTGTTACAGAGACTCGTACGTCGATGACGTCACCAAGTTTGCTCATCGACCGTGGCAACCTCGTCGTTGCTGTAAACGGTGCTCACCTTCGGCGAAGGTTTATGTTAACTGTGTAGCCCGTGCTCGGGACGTGTTAAACGACGAAGCGACAATAACTCCGTCACGTCGGTGCAGTGACACCGAGGGAATTCATCAGCGAACAGAATAGAACAGCCGTATCAAGTACAACGAGATTTTGCCACCGTTGAACTCTGACATTTCACGGTTCGTCGTCATTGGCTCGTTCGCGACGAGAGAAGAGAcaacaagagagggagagtttTAAATCAATTAATGAGACGAAGTGCCATCAAGCACTTAATCATCTGAATTTACACTTTCTCGTCGTCCACGAACAACGACTAGTACGCAAATACCTAGAAGAGGAACAACAGGGAAACGGATCTCCGTCTGTACGAGAAGGAAATTCGATTCTCTCTGTTCCCCGGCTTGTAAAATACAATCGTCAGATAATAAGATTCTTATCTTTTTCTTGCagttcctggcgctttgttcccgatTGTTTCGTCGAAGGACTAAATAGGAGAAAGCCTTACCAGAGCTCGATTAAATTGCGCGGTGGCTTCGTTCAATCTTCGACGACAGTCCCGTTCCATCTGATCTAACGCCATGGCACGCTTGTCCCTGGAGATGACAGCTGCTTCGTACGCTTTCTCGGCTTCCTCGCGTTCCCTCTCCGCCTGCATACGTTCGTTCTTTTGCTTTTCGATCCACCACCTCATCTCTTCTTTCTGCGCTTTCGACCGTTCTTTTGCATTATCGTCCTCGCCAGCGAATCTGCAGCATTCGACgatcaaatatttaatatcctTCCTTCTCAAGCTCGAGGAGATTCTCACGCGAATGAAATTTACTACGACAACATTTACTTCTGCCCAAAACCAGCTTCAAAAGAAAGGTGGACGTCGCCTTTTTTAAGAGCAGTCGGATCGTAAAGATCGAAATCCCGACGCTGTTCAGCACGCTGATACTGCTGTCTAAAGTGTTCGATCTCCTTATTTATATTTCGCCTTTCCTGGAAAATCAACAATGACAAGGTGTAACGTGGATTCCGCCAACAAAGTATTGAAAAGGTAAAAAACGCGCAAACAGCAACGAGTACGCGAACAAAGTCGGAATTTTTAACGATGACACTGCAAAAGACAATTAATCATCCGGCCGTTTACTTTTTACCGTCCATAATTGACAGTTTACCTCTTCTTGTTCTTTTTCCAGCAGTAAAGCGACCTTACTACTGCGAATCAAATTCTCGTCGAGCTGAGATTCTCGGGCCTGTTCCAGCTCGCGTTGCTGCTTCTTTTCCGCGACCTGTTTGTCCAAGAATTCCTTGTCTATCTGCGGGTGTTACGGATAAAAATTATTATGCCGGACGTTCTCGAAAGCGCAGCATGATATATCGTTCTTTCGCGTGCGTATACACTTATCGTTTTTGTCGTTCATGCACGATCGATCTGTAACAGGTTATCGTGCTCGATGGAAACACTTTGCTCCTTCAGACTTACTCCGATTTTCCTGAATCGTGGATTGAATATTCGTTCCTTTCTTTCCGCATCTATCTGCCGTCTGCGCTGAATGGATGCGGCCAGTTTCAGGTCTTCTTTGGTCGCGGTTTGAAACTTCAGCATCGTGCCAAATTCGATCTACGCGAGGACGAGCGTAACCAGAGCCCGAGTGTCAGTTAGCCACGAAAGCCGCAAGAATCACGTGGAATTCGTTACCATGGAGCGTTTGAGCGATAAACATGGCGTTACCTTGTCAAAATCTAACGCGATTCTTCGCGGAATCGAAGAAGAGGACGAGAGATTCCTATTTATCGATTAAGAAGAAATTTGGCCAATTTTACTTTTACCTACTCAAATCGCTCGATAATGTTGGACTgcttttaattaatcgtaaacacgcgattatattatataaagcgTGATATTAACGCCGTTAATCATGTTCGAATTCAGGCGATAGTAGCATCTATTTGACGTACATATATAGAGTGCTAATAAGAATATTTGCATGAAAAAGTCACGTGAAGAGCAGATGTTGAAggagtaaacatgtgtcgtataacgtatcTGTTGACTCGGCGAAAGTCATTACGGATGATTCGTGACTTTACGTTTCTGTATTATCACGCTTCTGTGAACGTCTGTATCGatcgtatatacatatgtacatagttCATAGCGTGTTGGCGACCGCCTACAATTGCATAGCTTACGACAGGAATAAAGAACGAATTTAGTCGCCTTCTTTGATTTCTTTGTGTGGACATTGTGTTTCGCGTGACATCGTGACTCACGGAGCCGTCGTTGTCGCATCGTTTTCTTCAACAATGAGAACTCGGTAATGAGAACGGATTACGAATCAAACGCAAGCATAGATTTTAAATCGGGTGTGGAAGACACGTGGAAGCCACGAGAACGCGacatcgtttattaaatattctagGCTCAAATCGTTTTGCGCAAATCGCGAGAAGCTCGAATAAATCGTCGTGAAAGGCAAAGCCTCTTTACGGCTTCCAGCTGGACACGATGAAAAGAATATTATACGCTGTTGGTACGCGTTGGCATAGATTTTAAGGAAATACTCGcctcgtttcctcttttatcGATTCGAACGAACGGTGCAATTTGTGTCTCTTATTTTATCCAAAGATTCCGCTATGCTGTTAATACTGCCGGAAagtgaaaaaagaaacgagacgACTAACAGACGAGATTTCACTGATCCTTAATTACAGGAACGTAACCGGAGGAAAAAGCGATCCGTTTATTACCGTACGATAGGTCTGTTTCCTGTTAATTACATCGTTACCACGATGATTATGGGAAACGTTTCGATGATACTCGCGTTGAGAGTTTCGTACGACTACCTCAACCATTGATATTCTTCTATGCGTCATCGAACGACGTTCAACGACGAGCAACAGTTTTCGAACAATGCAAACGAATATCGATGCTGTCACGAATTTTGCGCTCTTATTACAATGTATTAACACGATCGCGGTATTGTATTCGCTGCTAATGATTCTAATTGTTCGCTTAATGGGAAAACGTACGTGCCTTCGGTTGACCTATATTTAACGTATCGGGCCATATGGTTGGAGATTGCCAGTGCAGATCATGGAAAAGAGGTTACACGAATAACTGTCTATGTATAACGTGGAAGTAGACGATCAAGGTAAACGATACAAAGCCAATGGTTTTTgtaggaaattcaattttctatgTTTAAAACGAGGGAGATCGAATTTTAACGCGCAAAGGATCATAACGATACAACTAGGAGCTGTTTGCGTAATTACGATAAACCGAAGAAAAAGTAGTCTTCTTACTTTCCTTTTCCTTAAGTACTCTTAATAACGAATATAGATTAACGCACAAGAGTTGCACGTTTCCTGTATAACGATTCGAGTTCAGAGAGTGCGGTTTGCCAGAAATAAAACTCTCCTTTGAAGCACGAGACATCTATTTGTGTCATATTTTCGCAATGGCAGGTTGAGAAACTTAAAGAGCAGTCGTTTCTGCAAAAATACGTTCTTTGAATGTATACGGAGTTGCCGATTAAAAGAATCGCTTCATTAAAAATACACTTTTCCAAAGAAGACTTTATTTAAGATCGAGaaaagatattaattatttttgtttttcagTTATGTTTACCTACAGTATGGCTGTCGATATTAATGAAAGATAAATAATATTGAATGATATCTCGAAATGCCTGACAGAACTAAGAACTCACGCGCgaattaaagaaaaacaaatgtACACATGTATATCTGTCTATATCGTGCAagactttaacgttataagaagTACGAAAAAACAAACTCATTCAAGAAATGTTAATCCAAATGCTCTTAAAAAAAGGAATTACACGGATTAGCGGCGCGTTTTAATTCACACCGCAGCTTTTTCCCGTtgctaaagaaataaaagaaatagcaATAATAATTGCAATATCGAGCACAGCATTTAAGTAGATTCCGCGTGGAGACTCGCGGAAAAATGAGTTCCATGTTTTCGCGGTACCCCGCACGTCCGATCCGAAGAGAAGATGCCCCGAAGCGAAGCGAGACTCGACGGCGCCTGCGTGACCATGTGACGCCATTGGCGAACCGGGCAGCTCGTCCGCTAGACATTCAGTCTCGCCTCAGCATCGAGTGAGGTTGTATGTGTTCACGGTGTGCACATTGCTTGGCAAGATATCACGGAAGTAGTCGAAGCTCGAGTTAATCCGACGGTGGTCGCGCTAA
Encoded here:
- the LOC126918963 gene encoding sodium channel and clathrin linker 1-like isoform X1 encodes the protein MLDTEHDDARKQSSERDTLLEEQYEIVEDLKRDLHLCKTEQYNMRVELEILRNENQKVTDIKESLNRIHLEECDDEDAHKKEIKNLQERIKLLETEKDSALQLWHISLDTVSALEDQLKGFHVYGKGTKFYQEETNAIKESYSEAIRMLEEKLALAKDNFIKHQTLYESSKEKINSLTNEKDKLLEKYKDLEMSAHDKDRNNQLTIETLKQELAYAKTETNKMVQAKLELEKQLNEVKTYATNVMERDKETKTKMGEVIELIESAVREKDLVLRRETLVLEEKARLEQRLNVIGNEYDVKIQELNKKTRDEIELNTKRYLTEINELKAELKAKITVAEKAQRELKFTEEESNKIRRDLNVKILEYEQKAKRMELQLQVYDEAIAKNKYDMEIKQLREKIIILESKLGTSNDKLQKLEEQQTSNIQDQVNKADHENKDIMKQYSDLENQLAKTLGDKENLVIQLKSLKHDFEYEIQKRDNERHSLENKIQELEVNLHKATCIKENKFRDDITDGINPYVKNKPSFDITVENKCHCCQSALSDYMNKLQEKFDRKTKELINHVQVHQKLSKKWRDEAKSLTVKFQGKSKELRGRINFLQKENNELNRELLTCKQQLAQHAIEDIQKFNEPNEIR
- the LOC126918963 gene encoding sodium channel and clathrin linker 1-like isoform X2: MLDTEHDDARKQSERDTLLEEQYEIVEDLKRDLHLCKTEQYNMRVELEILRNENQKVTDIKESLNRIHLEECDDEDAHKKEIKNLQERIKLLETEKDSALQLWHISLDTVSALEDQLKGFHVYGKGTKFYQEETNAIKESYSEAIRMLEEKLALAKDNFIKHQTLYESSKEKINSLTNEKDKLLEKYKDLEMSAHDKDRNNQLTIETLKQELAYAKTETNKMVQAKLELEKQLNEVKTYATNVMERDKETKTKMGEVIELIESAVREKDLVLRRETLVLEEKARLEQRLNVIGNEYDVKIQELNKKTRDEIELNTKRYLTEINELKAELKAKITVAEKAQRELKFTEEESNKIRRDLNVKILEYEQKAKRMELQLQVYDEAIAKNKYDMEIKQLREKIIILESKLGTSNDKLQKLEEQQTSNIQDQVNKADHENKDIMKQYSDLENQLAKTLGDKENLVIQLKSLKHDFEYEIQKRDNERHSLENKIQELEVNLHKATCIKENKFRDDITDGINPYVKNKPSFDITVENKCHCCQSALSDYMNKLQEKFDRKTKELINHVQVHQKLSKKWRDEAKSLTVKFQGKSKELRGRINFLQKENNELNRELLTCKQQLAQHAIEDIQKFNEPNEIR
- the LOC126918991 gene encoding RIB43A-like with coiled-coils protein 2 encodes the protein MLKFQTATKEDLKLAASIQRRRQIDAERKERIFNPRFRKIGIDKEFLDKQVAEKKQQRELEQARESQLDENLIRSSKVALLLEKEQEEERRNINKEIEHFRQQYQRAEQRRDFDLYDPTALKKGDVHLSFEAGFGQKFAGEDDNAKERSKAQKEEMRWWIEKQKNERMQAEREREEAEKAYEAAVISRDKRAMALDQMERDCRRRLNEATAQFNRALAEEQKYRRHCEALQEEEDKKADIYNHVTGDFLTEAKEQAESTHGPHKPLASRYKGMTADELRVFREAQTQQLKEIEKMRLEEKQRDKEWDRLMNTQAEIADSYQREIDRRRTEIKKKIAEENLELAQQHKSHQNYLNRVLYKNKPTAAFFEQFNRDAR